A genomic segment from Aegilops tauschii subsp. strangulata cultivar AL8/78 chromosome 1, Aet v6.0, whole genome shotgun sequence encodes:
- the LOC109775842 gene encoding uncharacterized protein, with amino-acid sequence MTPHLPVSSHPAHHLLDALPPSPHHRRLRRRRRFCPPRPRASSSPSSLRCRAAAAAAPQPAAAAARTRVFVVSDLHTDYPENMEWVRRLAVRAGPPGAGEGFDALVVAGDVAETRDNFARTMEALRARFDAVFYVPGNHDLWLRREGGRYVDSMEKLTALLDACSELGVDTGPRTIGDLGIIPLFSWYHKSFDKEKDVNSVRVPSLEMACKDFHACQWPLDLGSDDEALALYFDKLNDKNNDAIEEVKKKSKQILTFSHFVPRQELCPEKRMLYYPNLPKVIGSDYLERRLRAIHDNAKDGAACHVFGHTHFCWDSVVDGIRYVQAPLAYPRERKRRINGGQGWLPFCVYRDGFNPEIYPAIWSDYYNKNRREPENTQLAPWVAKYFSKYYGPPVFAKQTESS; translated from the exons ATGACACCGCATCTGCCCGTGTCGTCCCACCCCGCCCACCACCTGCTCGACGCGCTGCCCCCGTCGCCGCACCACCGCCGCCTCCGCAGGCGCCGCCGCTTCTGCCCGCCGCGCCCTagggcctcctcctccccctcctccctccgctgccgcgccgccgccgccgccgcgccgcagccggcggcggcggcggcgaggacgaGGGTGTTCGTCGTGTCGGACCTGCACACCGACTACCCGGAGAACATGGAGTGGGTGCGCCGGCTCGCGGTGCGGGCGGGGCCGCCGGGCGCCGGGGAGGGGTTCGACGCGCTCGTCGTCGCCGGGGACGTGGCGGAGACCAGGGACAACTTCGCGCGCACCATGGAGGCCCTCAGGGCGCGCTTCGACGCCGTCTTCTACGTGCCCGGCAACCACGACCTCTGGCTGCGCCGCGAGGGTGGCCGCTAC GTGGATTCGATGGAGAAACTGACTGCATTGCTTGATGCGTGTAGTGAGCTGGGTGTGGATACAGGCCCTAGAACGATAGGTGACTTAGGGATCATACCATTGTTTTCATGGTATCACAAG AGCTTTGACAAGGAAAAGGATGTTAACAGTGTGCGTGTTCCTTCGTTAGAGATG GCTTGTAAAGACTTTCATGCTTGCCAATGGCCTTTGGACTTGGGAAGTGATGATGAGGCTCTTGCTCTTTACTTTGACAAGTTGAATGACAAGAACAATGATGCTATTGAAGAAGTAAAAAAAAAGAGCAAACAGATACTTACATTTTCACACTTTGTACCAAG GCAAGAGTTATGTCCAGAGAAGCGAATGCTTTACTATCCAAACCTTCCGAAGGTCATCGGCTCTGATTATTTGGAAAGAAGGCTGAGAGCTATACACGACAACGCTAAAGATGGAGCAGCCTGTCATGTATTCGGGCATACACATTTCTGTTGGGATTCTGTGGTTGACGGTATCAG GTATGTCCAAGCGCCTCTGGCATACCCTCGAGAAAGAAAGCGAAGGATAAATGGAGGCCAGGGATGGTTGCCGTTTTGTGTATATCGTGATGGATTCAACCCTGAAATATACCCGGCTATATGGTCTGACTATTACAACAAGAACAGAAGGGAGCCTGAGAACACTCAGCTTGCGCCGTGggttgccaaatatttttcaaagtacTACGGACCCCCTGTTTTTGCCAAACAAACTGAATCCAGTTGA